One window of the Agrobacterium larrymoorei genome contains the following:
- a CDS encoding glutaminase, translating into MQNIQTVIDSIYDEMKNHLGEGKVADYIPELAKIDPKQFGIAVTTVEGETFIAGDAVVPFSIQSISKVFMLTLALGKAGESVWKRVGREPSGSSFNSIVQLEHEHGIPRNPFVNAGAIVVTDMVLAGHQPREAIGELLRFVRYLANDDTISIDNTVAKSEQATGFRNFALANFMRSFGNIHHPVEHTLGVYFHQCALSMNCVQLARAGLFLANRGRNPLTGHTVVSDRRARRINALMLTCGHYDGSGDFAYHVGLPGKSGVGGGILAVAPGKASIAVWSPGLNKVGNSALGSDALEMLANRMGWSVFGA; encoded by the coding sequence ATGCAAAACATTCAGACGGTCATCGACTCCATCTATGACGAGATGAAGAACCACCTCGGGGAGGGCAAGGTCGCGGATTATATCCCCGAGCTTGCCAAGATCGATCCGAAACAGTTCGGCATTGCCGTCACCACAGTCGAAGGCGAGACCTTCATCGCAGGCGACGCCGTCGTTCCTTTTTCGATACAGAGCATCTCCAAGGTCTTCATGCTGACGCTGGCGCTCGGCAAGGCGGGTGAATCCGTCTGGAAGCGTGTCGGACGCGAGCCATCCGGCTCCTCGTTCAATTCCATCGTTCAGCTCGAACATGAACATGGCATTCCCCGCAACCCCTTCGTCAATGCGGGCGCGATCGTTGTGACCGACATGGTGCTTGCGGGGCATCAGCCGCGTGAGGCCATCGGTGAACTGCTGCGCTTCGTTCGCTATCTCGCCAATGACGACACCATTTCGATCGACAATACGGTCGCGAAATCCGAGCAGGCGACCGGCTTCCGCAATTTCGCGCTTGCCAACTTCATGCGCAGTTTCGGCAATATCCACCATCCGGTCGAACACACGCTGGGTGTCTATTTCCACCAGTGCGCACTCTCGATGAATTGCGTTCAGCTGGCGCGGGCCGGGCTCTTCCTGGCCAATCGCGGACGCAATCCGCTGACCGGCCACACGGTGGTTTCGGATCGTAGGGCGCGCCGCATCAATGCGCTGATGCTGACCTGCGGCCATTATGATGGATCCGGCGACTTTGCCTATCACGTCGGCCTTCCCGGCAAGAGCGGCGTCGGTGGCGGCATTCTGGCGGTGGCACCTGGCAAGGCATCGATTGCAGTCTGGTCGCCAGGTCTCAACAAGGTTGGCAACTCCGCTCTTGGTTCCGATGCGCTTGAAATGCTGGCAAACCGCATGGGCTGGTCCGTATTCGGGGCTTGA
- the ttcA gene encoding tRNA 2-thiocytidine(32) synthetase TtcA produces the protein MTIAAQIDDIQDAGEVEEAGGAHPLFADAPRSVSFNKLRKRLLRNVRQAFDDFGMLNGQKRWLVGLSGGKDSYGLLALLLDLKWRGLLPVELIACNLDQGQPNFPKHILPDYLTKIGMPHRIEYRDTYSIVKEKVPEGATYCSLCSRLRRGNLYRIAREEGCDALLLGHHREDILETFFMNFFHGGRLAGMPAKLMNDEGDLMVLRPLAYCAEDDLAKFAAAMEFPIIPCDLCGSQDGLQRNAMKDMLADIERRMPGRKDVMLRALAHVNPSHLLDTKLFDFSGLTVTDPSS, from the coding sequence ATGACCATTGCCGCACAGATCGATGACATTCAGGACGCCGGCGAGGTCGAAGAGGCTGGTGGTGCCCATCCGCTCTTTGCCGATGCGCCACGCTCCGTCTCCTTCAACAAGCTGCGCAAGCGGCTGTTGAGAAACGTGCGACAGGCATTCGACGACTTTGGCATGTTGAATGGTCAGAAGCGCTGGCTCGTTGGTCTTTCCGGCGGCAAGGACAGTTATGGTCTCCTGGCGCTGCTGCTCGATCTCAAGTGGCGGGGCCTTCTGCCGGTCGAGTTGATTGCATGCAATCTCGACCAGGGCCAGCCGAACTTTCCAAAACACATCCTGCCGGACTATCTGACGAAGATCGGCATGCCGCATCGCATCGAGTATCGCGATACTTACTCGATCGTGAAAGAGAAGGTGCCGGAAGGCGCAACCTATTGCTCGCTCTGTTCGCGCCTTCGCCGTGGCAATCTCTACCGCATCGCGCGCGAAGAGGGCTGCGACGCGCTGCTTTTGGGTCATCACCGCGAAGACATTCTGGAGACCTTCTTCATGAATTTCTTCCATGGTGGACGGCTTGCTGGCATGCCAGCGAAGCTGATGAATGACGAAGGCGATCTGATGGTGCTGCGCCCGCTTGCCTATTGCGCCGAGGATGACCTGGCAAAATTTGCCGCAGCGATGGAGTTTCCTATCATCCCCTGCGATCTCTGCGGCTCCCAGGACGGTTTGCAGCGAAATGCCATGAAGGATATGCTGGCCGATATCGAACGCCGCATGCCTGGCCGCAAAGACGTGATGTTGCGTGCGCTCGCGCATGTCAACCCGTCTCATCTGCTCGATACGAAGCTCTTCGATTTTTCCGGCCTGACTGTCACCGATCCGTCATCCTAG
- a CDS encoding inositol monophosphatase family protein, producing MTLSDSDIDFLVATVAHAGVSEIMPRFRNLSASDISEKTSAVDLVTEADILAEKQITAALLQRFPTAHIVGEEAYDADRSVIPALRDAPLAFVIDPVDGTFNFASGFPAFGTLLAVTVKGETVAGIIHDPVMGDSIVSVKGAGAILKRENGSEAKLRVAEPVGRLADMVGIFSWGHSHPDRRPMIAANMAKTKMALSLNCSAHEYWLVATGKLHFIGHEKLMPWDHLAGVLTHQEAGGYTAKLDGTPYRPGDTEGGILSAPDKESWKMLRRDILGL from the coding sequence ATGACCCTTTCCGATTCAGATATCGATTTCCTCGTTGCAACTGTCGCACATGCCGGTGTCAGTGAGATCATGCCGCGCTTTCGCAATCTCAGCGCTTCGGACATTTCCGAGAAGACATCGGCTGTCGATCTGGTCACGGAAGCCGATATCCTAGCTGAAAAGCAGATCACTGCAGCCCTGCTGCAGCGCTTTCCAACCGCCCACATCGTTGGCGAAGAAGCCTATGATGCCGACCGCTCCGTCATTCCGGCACTTCGCGATGCGCCGCTTGCTTTTGTCATCGATCCCGTGGATGGTACGTTCAACTTTGCCTCCGGCTTTCCGGCCTTTGGAACGCTGCTTGCCGTTACCGTCAAAGGCGAAACTGTCGCTGGCATCATTCATGATCCGGTGATGGGCGACAGCATCGTTTCGGTCAAAGGTGCAGGCGCCATACTGAAGCGCGAAAACGGCAGTGAAGCGAAACTGCGTGTCGCCGAACCGGTTGGCCGTCTTGCGGACATGGTGGGCATTTTCTCGTGGGGGCACAGCCATCCCGACCGCCGACCGATGATTGCCGCAAACATGGCCAAGACGAAGATGGCGCTGTCTTTGAATTGCTCGGCACACGAATATTGGCTGGTGGCGACGGGCAAGCTGCATTTCATCGGCCATGAGAAGCTTATGCCTTGGGACCATCTGGCAGGCGTGCTAACCCATCAGGAAGCGGGCGGCTACACGGCGAAGCTTGATGGCACGCCCTACCGTCCGGGAGACACCGAAGGCGGCATCCTCTCTGCACCTGACAAGGAAAGCTGGAAGATGCTGCGCCGGGACATTCTCGGTCTTTGA